One Setaria italica strain Yugu1 chromosome I, Setaria_italica_v2.0, whole genome shotgun sequence DNA window includes the following coding sequences:
- the LOC101767223 gene encoding RNA-binding protein 48 — protein sequence MPRDRDEPPAVRVYTVCDESKYLVVRNVPSLGCGDDLANLFGTYGPVEECKPMDAEDCEPYTDVFFIKFSQVSNARFAKRKLDESVFLGNRLQVTYAPHFESLLDTKEKLEVRRKEVLGRIKSSAGRPEGTSQYSLAQGSSSGNHHQMNFNKREYLKTNHASHIEDPRFSHVPSNKDYFPSESMNATVKLVREKLDKIQSGDDNSNAAAASKKPRVDNRRRI from the exons ATGCCACGCGACCGCGACGAGCCGCCCGCCGTGCGCGTCTACACTGTCTGCGACGAGTCCAA GTACTTGGTCGTGCGCAACGTGCCGTCACTCGGATGCGGCGACGACCTGGCCAATCTCTTCGGGACGTACGGCCCGGTGGAGGA GTGCAAGCCCATGGATGCCGAGGATTGTGAACCCTACACCGACGTCTTCTTCATCAAGTTCTCACAGGTCAGCAACGCCAG GTTTGCAAAGAGGAAGCTCGATGAGTCCGTATTTCTTGGCAACAGGCTCCAGGTGACCTATGCACCTCATTTTGAGAGCCTTCTTGATACCAAGGAGAAACTGGAAGTTAGGAGAAAAGAAGTCCTTGGCCGAATAAAAT CGTCTGCTGGCAGACCTGAAGGGACTTCTCAGTATTCTCTAGCTCAGGGATCATCTAGTGGAAACCACCATCAGATGAATTTCAATAAGAG GGAATATTTGAAGACAAATCATGCATCTCATATTGAAGATCCTCGTTTCAGTCATGTGCCCTCTAACAAG GATTATTTTCCATCTGAGTCAATGAACGCAACTGTAAAGCTAGTCAGAGAGAAGCTTGATAAG ATACAATCTGGTGATGATAACTCCAATGCTGCAGCTGCATCCAAGAAACCAAGGGTAGATAACCGCAGGCGAATTTGA
- the LOC101766807 gene encoding uncharacterized protein LOC101766807, which yields MADAPTSSGGSPAPPPPLPEIGSISSMVASSAASAAAAAADFTRWAETFSTEKADAAKAALASAATIATSSACAAASASSTAASSAYAAASDLTLIAKEELEWVKKEYSTHEQMVFGKIKEGVIMAIMHPGIAAGSATLAGIVLFKRPRSYLIQRVRRMFVSKETLLSGIQAEVNHMRQTVNLVSNESQKLMDRAATAEKRFQKGWNTLREEGRAIQHELNEISDIEQQAVGLKGILDQLPRAHASEFQSEISGLASQVKKEKRVLNAALSKIVNYGVPI from the exons ATGGCCGACGCGCCCACCAGCTCCGGCGGCtctccggccccgccgccaccgctgccggagatcggctccatctcctccatggtcgcctcctccgccgcctccgccgcggcggccgccgctgaCTTCACCCGCTGGGCCGAGACCTTCAGCACCGAGAAGGCCGACGCCGCCAAGGCTGCCctagcctccgccgccaccattgCCACCTCGTCCGCCTGCGCGGCGGCTTCCGCTTCCTCCACGGCCGCCTCCTCAGCCTACGCGGCAGCATCCGACCTCACCCTCATCGCAAAG GAGGAGTTGGAATGGGTAAAGAAGGAGTACTCCACTCACGAACAGATGGTGTTTGGCAAGATCAAAG AGGGCGTCATCATGGCGATAATGCATCCAGGCATTGCTGCAGGCTCTGCAACCCTTGCAGGGATTGTGCTGTTCAAAA GGCCAAGGAGCTACCTTATTCAGCGAGTTCGGCGCATGTTTGTTAGCAAGGAG ACCCTACTTTCTGGCATACAAGCTGAAGTGAATCACATGCGGCAAACTGTGAATCTTGTGTCCAATGAAAGCCAAAAATTgatg GATAGAGCAGCAACCGCAGAGAAAAGATTTCAGAAAGGATGGAATACACTCAG GGAAGAAGGGCGTGCTATTCAACATGAGTTGAACGAGATTAGTGATATTGAACAACAGGCAGTAG GTCTGAAGGGCATTCTTGATCAGCTTCCCAGAGCACATGCATCCGAATTTCAATCAGAG ATATCTGGCCTAGCTTCTCAGGTTAAGAAGGAGAAGCGAGTGCTTAACGCCGCGCTCTCAAAGATTGTAAATTACGGTGTCCCCATCTAA